In Rhodopirellula sp. P2, the DNA window TTCGTCCGGGCTAGACGCGAACGATTATGGGCATATCCAATCTCTCTATCTTTCTTTGCAAGACGTGCCTTTGAAATGGGAGGAGGTGTTCGAGGAATGTTCCAAAAGAGGGGAGGTCGCTCAGCCAGCAAACTACAAGTTCAAAGTCTCTTTCAGCGAGTGTCCATCTGTCATGCATCTTCAGGCCTTTCACGATGGAAAAAACTGCTCTCTTGCAATAACAAAGTATGTCAACGATGATCCTGTTCTATATGAAGCCACGGCTACGGACGGGAAGAGGTTGATGAGGTTCCGACGTGAAGGTCATCGCTGCAATGAGCCTATTGGGAATCCTTTCGCAATTTGGAATGCAGATATAACTGCTTTTCAAGGGTATTAGGAGGCTATACGGACGGATGACCCATTGCTCCAGTACTATCCCGACACGTTTCAGTCAGATTACGGCATCTGTGGCATGGTAGAACCGATTGCAGGAATTGCAGACGCTTCGGGAATAGGGGAAGAGACCGCTGATTTCAATGGGAAGACTGCGTTTTTTTGTGGGACACCGTTCACGTATGTTGCATTCGACACGAAGACTGGCGATCTGCTTGCGTATTTCCATGGGGAATACTCGTTCTCGAACGGAAACCTCTGCCCTGGTGAATCCTCTGGTCGCAACAGCGTTGTCTTCAAGTCGCATGAGTTGTTTGACGAAATCGGTCGGCTCCCAACATCGACGGTGATTAGCACGGGAGCGAGCGTCACGACAGTGAAGCTGCTCAGTATCTCAAAAGCACCGGCGGCTGACGACGGCATTGTTGAAGACTCGATTCCTCTCAACGCCTACGTATTGGACCGCATCAATGAGGTCAAATATGTCAACTCTGGCGAAGAAAAGAAGCCGGTGGGGAATTAGGTGCGTTTGGTCGACTTGGGCCTTCCCCGTGATCGGAGTGTTGACCACAGGTCGTGTTTGTCAGCGAGTTTTTCGACCCATTCGATGTCGCCGAAGGGGCGGCCTCGCTGGACACTCGTTCGAATCATCTCGATCTCCTTTTCGCTGAGTGCTTGATTGACCCGCTTGCTCCAGTTGGGTGCAGTCGGCTCAGTAGCGCGTGCTTGTGATGTTGGGGCGACAAAATCCGAGATTGCTATTGGAGAAAAAGCGACGCCCGTCCCCTAATGTGAGTTTTGGCAAACAAGCACTCTCAGGAAACGGACGTCATGAACAAGTCTAACGGATTAGTTGCGTTGGCTGGATCACTTGTGGATCAACTCGACATGCAACGCCTCAAGCAACTCACCGCCATCGCGGTATCGTTGATTGCAGCGGTACGATCTTTTTTGGCGGGGCGATGTCACACCTGCCTCGTTTGACCGGTTCGAGAGACGGATCGAAACACTCGTCCGTTCTCTGGGCCGGTTGATCATCCAGCACGCGCTCTCGAAACTCGAAAGTGACGAGCGCCCCGGCAGCTTCCGTTTCGACAAGGCGTCGTTTCGCGTCAATCGCAAGACCTTGCAAACCCTTCATACCCGATTGGGAACGATCCGCTTTGAGCGATGGTACTTTCAAACTTCCGATGCCTGGTATCACGGACTCGCTCCGCTGAACGTTCGCTTGGGCGTAGTCGATGTTCGTCGAGGTTTCACCACGGGACGACTCTCTCCAGCACTGGCCGATGCGGTGGGGCGGTTGGCCGCTGAAATGCCTCAGCAAGCAGCCATCGAACAGATCGCTGGCTAGAGAAAAGGGGACGGGGGCAATAGTGTTCGGCCCGACGTTTGCCGGTCGATGCTGAATTGCTAGCAACGACAATTTGGCTTGCCTTCGCTCGCTGGGCGAGAGTGTCTCGTTCGTGCTTCAAGGAGACTGGCGGGCAGTTGCGATGATGTGAAACTTTCAATGGTTTGCATCCGCCAGAGTCGAGATGCGTGAAACCGGATTGGCTCATGCGTCGATGTTGCTTTACTCCTGCGTTGAGCGGGCAATCGTTGGTTCGCCATGCCAACCAAAACCAAGCGACTCAAAAGACGAAAGCTTCCTGATGACCAGGGCGAGCGAACACAGGAATCTCTCGTCAAGCCAAAGATCAAAATCGAAGGCCTCAAATACTTCGCCATGCTCAAGCCTCTGCTCGAGCATCTTCACGAACATGAGTGCCAGCGTGATACCGCTGGCAACCGTACGCTGCACTACGATCAGTATTGCATGCTCGTGTTGCTGTATGTCCTGAACCCCACTGTCTCAAGTTTGCGAGCAATCTCGCAGGCCAGTGAGTTGACGAAAGTACGTGACAAACTGGGCAACGAGAAAGCTTCGCTGGGATCGCTATCCGAAGCCGGTGGGCTGTTCTCTGCAGACCTTCTCAAGCCGATCATTGAGGCCTTGTCTGCTGAAGTCAACGATGCTGCCCCGGACCCGCGACTGAGCAGCATTCAGCAAACGATCACCGCCGTGGATGGCTCACTTGTTAACGCCTTGCCGTCGCTGATTGCCGCATCCATTCTGAAGCAAACAACGGGCTCAGCGCTGGTGCGATGGCGACTACACACACACTTTGAGGTCAATAACCTGCTGCCCGTACGAGTCGACGTGACACCTGACGGCGGTGGAGAACACGACGAGCGGGCCGTGCTCAAACGAGTGCTCGAAGAAGATCGCTTGTACGTGATGGACCGTGGCTATGCCAAGTTCTCGCTCTTCAATTCAATCGTCGCGTCATCGAGTAGCTATGTTTGCCGACTACGTGACAACACGGTTTACGAGACGACTCAAGAACTTGAGTTAACCGAGGGTGACCGTGCTGCGGGGGTGCTCAACGATACGATTGTGAAGCTTGGAGGATCGAGCAGCAGCTCAAATTCCCCTGATCATCCGATCCGGTTGATCCAAATCCGCTGCACGCCTCATCAAAACCGCACAGGCGGAAAGGCGAGAGGTTCCAAGGCACCCAACAGCGATGGGATCCTTCGCATTGCCACCAATCTGCTGAATGTACCTGCTGAAATCATTGCCCTGATCTACTCCTACCGATGGACAATTGAAATCTTCTTTCGGTTCTACAAGCAACTGATGGGCGGCGATCACCTTATCAGCCACAACGTCAATGGGATCCAGATCCAAGTCTATTGTTCGGTGATTGCCTGCTTACTGATCAACCTGTGGACTGGATCTCGCCCCACGAAACGAACGTTTGAAATGATCTGTTTCTACTTTCAAGGCTTAGCCAGTGAAGAGGAGCTGATAGCTCACATCGAAAAGCAAGCTGCTGCAGAAGAGGCAAAGCGTGCCAAAGAGGAGCGTCAAGAAATTTGCTAATCGGCGTTGCGGGAAGTCATTTTGCCTGACTGGTCTCGGCGTAAATGCTGCGCGGTACCAAACACAAAAACGCAACGGCCCTGGGCAAGCCGGATCGCTTCGCTTCCTTCGCAATGAACCCACACTCAACTCGCCAACCATCCGCCAATATTCCAGCCGGCAAACGCCGGGCCGAACACTATTGCCCCCGTCCCCTTTTGGAGGGAATGTGTGGTGTTGGTGAAGAACTGGTTTGTTCTTTTGATGGTCCTGGCATATGGAGCGATCGCTTTTTGGGTGCTGCCATTTCTTCCGCCCAATAGTGAATCGGAAGGGCGGTTGCCGAGCCTGGCCGTGATGGGCGTGGGCGTATTGGTGACCGTGGTGGGACTGGTTCTCCGGAGTCTGATAACGAGCAAGGATCCAGAGCCCGACGCAAATCAGCCGAAGAAGATTCCGGCGATGTATGGGGTTGCGATTTTGCTGGGGATTCTTGGGCTGGTGTTCTTTGTGATCACGCGTCTGTAGTTCGCGGCGGTCAGGCTTTTCGGATGAAGTCGGCGGCGTAGCTTCGGACATCGCCGCCGTTGAGAACGTGGACCATGCGGAGTTGTTGGATCTCTTGGTCACTGAAGGAGGACATCGGCACGTGAACCAAATGTTTTTTGAACCGGCGGGCCAATCGTTTCCATCCGCCACCGGGCGGCAAGGGGCTCATGATCGCGACGTGTTTGCTGCGTGAATGCATGCAAGCCGCGGCGATCAAGCGTTCCTCGAGTGTCTCGGTGAAATTTAATCGGCGGTCACGCCAGATGTCGCGAATCGGTACGGGCGGGTACAAGAACATCGCGCCACCGTAGATCCCCAGCCCGATGCCGGGGCCGACCATTTCTTGTTGGAAGTCGCTGGCGAAGAATGCCAGCGTGGATTCCCATTTGTGTTCGGCAAACCAAGTTGTGCGCCAGGGGTAATCACGCGGGTCGGCTGGAGAATCGAACAGCATCAAGCAGGCATCGAGTTGCCCGCGGCTGGGCGGCATGACTTTGACGTAGATCTCTTTTTCGTACCAATGTCGAATCGTGTCACGAATGTCGATCCCGTCTTTGACGCTGGTCGTGAACTTTTCGGTGCGAGCTAAATCCTGACCCATGATCGCCTGGGCCCGTTCGCTGACCCGGTTTCTGAGCAACTCAATGCGTTCGTCTTCGGGCGGGTAACTGCACTGCGAATACGGGTTCCAGTTGTGCTGCCATTCGTGGCGTTCTTTGTTGCTGGGCCGTCGCTGGAGCTGAATCGTTTGCCACGAGATCGGAGGTCCTGGCAAACGATTGACCAGCGACACGACATCTTGATTGGGCAAGCGAGCTTGGTCGATTCCCAGCGTGATCGGTTGATCCGATTCAGGGATCCATTGGTCGGAGTCGGCGCCTGGTTCGTCCGCGTAGGCGTACTTGGTCGCGACTTCGGCGACGTGCAATGCGAATTGGTCGCCGAGGACTTGTTTGCAGGCGGTGATGATGGTGACCATGTCCGGTGTCATCCGGCGGTTGATCAAGGACAAATTGCGG includes these proteins:
- a CDS encoding IS4 family transposase, coding for MPTKTKRLKRRKLPDDQGERTQESLVKPKIKIEGLKYFAMLKPLLEHLHEHECQRDTAGNRTLHYDQYCMLVLLYVLNPTVSSLRAISQASELTKVRDKLGNEKASLGSLSEAGGLFSADLLKPIIEALSAEVNDAAPDPRLSSIQQTITAVDGSLVNALPSLIAASILKQTTGSALVRWRLHTHFEVNNLLPVRVDVTPDGGGEHDERAVLKRVLEEDRLYVMDRGYAKFSLFNSIVASSSSYVCRLRDNTVYETTQELELTEGDRAAGVLNDTIVKLGGSSSSSNSPDHPIRLIQIRCTPHQNRTGGKARGSKAPNSDGILRIATNLLNVPAEIIALIYSYRWTIEIFFRFYKQLMGGDHLISHNVNGIQIQVYCSVIACLLINLWTGSRPTKRTFEMICFYFQGLASEEELIAHIEKQAAAEEAKRAKEERQEIC